The Herbaspirillum sp. RTI4 genome has a segment encoding these proteins:
- a CDS encoding sigma-54-dependent Fis family transcriptional regulator: MRHSNSALSLRHARQHLIDHGNTPAGAISDRLARSWERSVAAGVLPVGRLPAAEHSSDGELRQVLARNHELLAHSRPVMEYLFEQVRHSVVVLADNRGTLMHTMGDAHFLNKSERIALTTGASWHEERRGTNAIGTALAEESAIEIHGSEHFLERNGFLTCAAAPIMSSCGKLIGILDISGEQHSGHPHTLGLVNTAARMIENRLLIATCRRHIRLHLHAHAEGIGTVAEGIVALSDDGWIIGANRIGLSLLHLTTPQIGAAQLTNIMDLRLDDLLARHQRRPNQPMPVHLHDGTLLFIQVQTDNTVSALAGARSTLTEPSTDALAALDSGDLRWRGATDKARRILDKAIPLLIQGESGVGKEYFARASHDSSQRRNGPFVAINCAAIPENLIEAELFGYAPGAFTGAKKEGSPGRLREAHGGTLFLDEIGDMPLHMQTRLLRVLQERSVTPLGGSGSVPVDFALVCATHCKLREEADKGTFRSDLYYRINGLTVHLPALRERSDFRELTAKLLASLHPDRELQLAPAVLEKMRAHPWPGNLRQLSSVLRTACAMLDPDEDCIDWRHLPDDIAEELTAVPRAASAATQDAPQNLKELSYIAIQQVLESSRGNISLAARTLGISRQTLYRKMQA, from the coding sequence GTGCGACATTCCAATTCTGCGCTGAGCTTACGCCATGCGCGGCAACATCTGATCGATCATGGCAACACACCCGCAGGAGCGATCAGCGACCGTCTGGCCCGTTCCTGGGAGCGCAGCGTAGCAGCAGGCGTGTTGCCGGTCGGACGCTTGCCTGCGGCCGAACATTCCAGCGACGGCGAACTGCGGCAGGTGCTGGCGCGTAATCACGAATTGCTAGCCCACTCACGGCCGGTAATGGAATATCTGTTCGAGCAAGTCCGGCATAGCGTGGTCGTACTGGCCGACAACCGCGGCACCCTCATGCATACGATGGGGGATGCTCACTTCCTGAATAAATCGGAACGCATCGCATTGACGACCGGCGCATCGTGGCACGAAGAGCGACGCGGCACCAATGCCATCGGCACCGCACTGGCCGAAGAATCTGCCATTGAAATCCACGGTTCCGAACACTTCCTGGAACGCAACGGCTTCCTGACCTGCGCCGCCGCACCCATCATGTCCTCCTGCGGCAAGCTGATCGGCATTCTGGATATTTCGGGCGAGCAGCACAGCGGGCATCCGCACACGCTGGGACTGGTCAATACCGCCGCGCGCATGATCGAAAACCGCTTGCTGATCGCCACTTGCCGCCGCCACATACGATTGCATTTGCACGCACACGCTGAAGGCATAGGCACCGTGGCCGAAGGCATCGTGGCGCTGTCGGACGATGGCTGGATCATCGGCGCTAACCGCATTGGCCTGTCGCTACTGCACCTGACTACACCGCAAATCGGCGCCGCGCAATTGACCAACATCATGGACCTGCGTCTGGACGACCTGCTGGCGCGACACCAACGCAGACCGAATCAGCCCATGCCGGTTCATCTGCATGACGGCACGCTGCTGTTCATCCAGGTTCAAACCGACAACACGGTGTCGGCACTGGCGGGTGCCAGATCAACACTGACCGAACCCTCGACCGATGCGCTGGCCGCGCTCGACAGCGGCGACCTGCGCTGGCGCGGTGCCACCGACAAAGCGCGGCGCATTCTGGATAAGGCTATCCCGTTGCTGATTCAGGGCGAATCCGGCGTTGGCAAAGAGTATTTTGCGCGCGCTTCACACGACAGCAGCCAACGACGCAATGGCCCGTTCGTGGCGATCAATTGCGCCGCCATTCCTGAAAATCTGATTGAAGCTGAACTGTTCGGCTATGCACCGGGTGCTTTCACCGGTGCAAAAAAAGAAGGCAGTCCCGGCCGCTTGCGGGAAGCGCATGGCGGCACGCTGTTTCTCGATGAAATCGGCGACATGCCGCTGCACATGCAAACGCGGCTATTGCGCGTATTACAGGAACGCAGCGTGACGCCGCTGGGCGGCAGTGGCAGTGTGCCGGTGGATTTTGCGCTGGTCTGCGCGACCCACTGCAAACTCAGGGAAGAAGCCGACAAAGGCACTTTCCGCAGCGATTTGTATTACCGCATCAATGGTCTGACGGTACACCTTCCAGCCTTGCGCGAGCGCAGCGATTTCCGTGAACTGACAGCAAAACTGCTCGCCAGCCTGCACCCTGATCGTGAGTTGCAACTTGCTCCTGCAGTTTTGGAAAAAATGCGCGCACATCCCTGGCCGGGCAACCTGCGCCAGTTATCCAGCGTGTTGCGCACCGCCTGCGCCATGCTCGACCCCGACGAAGATTGTATCGATTGGCGACATCTGCCGGATGACATTGCGGAAGAATTGACGGCCGTGCCAAGAGCCGCATCGGCAGCTACGCAAGATGCTCCGCAAAATCTGAAGGAGCTCTCGTACATCGCCATCCAGCAAGTATTGGAGAGCAGCCGTGGCAACATCTCACTGGCGGCGCGCACGCTGGGCATCAGCCGGCAAACGCTGTACCGAAAAATGCAGGCTTAA